One window of Sphingobacteriales bacterium genomic DNA carries:
- a CDS encoding CofH family radical SAM protein — translation MQTTTLLERALALDALSIEEGAYLFTHAPTAQLMYVGNELRKIHKKDTLGIVTWQIDRNVNTTNVCVANCKFCNFFVPPGSKHTDKAYITDLETYKLKIEETLRFGGDQLLLQGGHHPDLGLDFYATLFKELKANYPNIKLHALGPPEIVHISEVSGTTYEQTLRTLIDAGLDSLPGAGAEILVDRVRRLIAQGKCGGQEWLNVMRVAHQLGLTTSCTMMFGHVETIEERMQHLVWLREVQTEKPKNAKGFSAFIPWPYQDEGTTLRRIKNIRNEVTGEEYVRMIAISRIMLNNIPNIQASWLTIGKEIAQICLHAGANDFGSIMIEENVVSAAGAPHRFTSKGIKQAIIEAGFEPRLRNQQYEFREEPQEFEQQVITY, via the coding sequence ATGCAAACCACCACCCTGTTAGAAAGAGCCTTAGCCTTAGATGCACTAAGCATTGAGGAAGGTGCTTATTTGTTTACCCATGCACCGACTGCTCAATTGATGTATGTGGGGAATGAGCTTCGCAAAATACACAAAAAGGATACTTTAGGCATCGTTACCTGGCAAATAGACCGGAACGTAAACACGACCAATGTTTGTGTTGCCAACTGCAAGTTTTGCAATTTCTTTGTGCCCCCCGGCAGCAAACATACAGACAAGGCCTATATCACCGACTTAGAAACCTATAAACTCAAAATTGAAGAAACGCTTCGTTTTGGGGGCGATCAGTTGTTGTTACAAGGAGGGCATCATCCCGATTTAGGCCTTGATTTTTATGCCACTCTTTTCAAAGAGCTCAAAGCGAATTATCCCAACATCAAACTTCATGCGCTCGGACCTCCTGAAATTGTGCATATTTCAGAAGTCAGTGGCACTACTTACGAACAAACACTCCGCACATTGATAGATGCAGGGTTGGACTCTTTGCCGGGTGCCGGTGCAGAAATATTAGTTGACCGTGTTCGCAGGTTGATTGCACAGGGCAAGTGTGGCGGACAGGAATGGTTGAATGTGATGCGTGTGGCACATCAGTTAGGTTTGACAACTTCCTGTACAATGATGTTCGGTCATGTCGAAACCATCGAGGAGCGGATGCAGCATTTAGTCTGGCTGCGGGAAGTGCAAACCGAAAAGCCAAAAAATGCCAAAGGATTTTCCGCATTTATACCCTGGCCTTATCAGGATGAAGGCACTACCCTTCGCCGAATCAAAAACATCCGCAACGAAGTTACAGGGGAAGAATATGTGCGAATGATTGCCATTAGCCGTATTATGCTCAACAATATTCCCAATATTCAGGCATCGTGGCTGACTATTGGCAAAGAAATTGCGCAAATTTGCCTTCATGCCGGAGCAAACGACTTTGGCTCTATTATGATTGAAGAGAATGTAGTTTCTGCTGCCGGCGCACCTCACCGGTTTACCTCTAAAGGCATTAAACAAGCTATTATAGAGGCAGGATTTGAACC
- a CDS encoding SRPBCC family protein, which translates to MKYTVEIEINKPIDKVIELFDNVDNMGKWMEGLQSFEPLSGTPGQVGAKSKLRFKMGKREIEMIETITVRNLPEEFSGTYEVDNVFNIVKNKFVKISEERTKYITENEFQFKGIFMKIIAFLMPGAFKKQSLQYLNAFKKFAENA; encoded by the coding sequence ATGAAATACACCGTAGAAATAGAAATCAACAAACCGATAGACAAAGTCATTGAATTGTTCGACAATGTTGACAATATGGGCAAATGGATGGAAGGTTTACAAAGTTTTGAACCACTCAGCGGAACACCGGGGCAAGTTGGCGCTAAGTCGAAACTAAGGTTTAAAATGGGTAAACGGGAAATCGAAATGATTGAAACTATTACAGTGCGCAATTTGCCGGAAGAATTTTCAGGAACTTATGAGGTGGATAATGTTTTCAACATTGTAAAAAATAAGTTTGTGAAAATTTCGGAGGAACGAACAAAATATATTACTGAAAACGAATTTCAATTTAAGGGTATTTTTATGAAAATTATCGCCTTTCTTATGCCCGGAGCATTTAAAAAGCAATCTTTACAATACTTAAATGCCTTCAAGAAATTCGCCGAAAACGCTTAA
- a CDS encoding PD-(D/E)XK nuclease family transposase, protein MVLAGLDNEVVFKKAFTDLIVFKAFVRDIVGIEIEPDKIETEKSFEPRPGSIAFKYDIFAEDSKRRIIVEIQKVDYDYNFNRFLHYHIQGITEQQINSSDYNIQRKVYTIVVITAPYKVNKETGEIIRDEVLITNLNPCNLQKEERNLYGHKLIFLNPNYKGPETPENYRDWLDLIYESMHHPKNPKLNPNNQAVQRAAGLVQYDNISPEELAELKIATGRAKVLQITYEEGLEEGLEKGMEKGLEKGILKGVEAGISIAIKALISQGILTDEQIAQALNVEVERVKEIREL, encoded by the coding sequence ATGGTTCTTGCAGGTTTAGATAATGAAGTTGTTTTTAAGAAAGCATTTACAGACCTGATTGTATTTAAGGCTTTTGTACGAGATATTGTAGGAATTGAAATCGAACCCGATAAAATCGAAACTGAAAAATCTTTTGAACCCCGTCCGGGTAGTATAGCCTTCAAATACGATATATTTGCTGAAGACTCGAAGCGGCGGATTATTGTCGAAATTCAAAAAGTAGATTACGACTACAATTTCAATCGCTTTTTACACTACCATATCCAAGGTATTACCGAACAACAAATAAATTCTTCCGATTATAATATTCAGCGGAAAGTTTATACCATTGTTGTCATTACTGCACCATATAAGGTAAACAAAGAAACGGGAGAAATCATCAGAGATGAAGTTCTTATTACCAACCTTAACCCCTGTAACCTTCAAAAAGAAGAAAGAAACCTGTATGGCCATAAGCTGATATTTCTAAATCCGAATTATAAGGGACCGGAAACCCCGGAAAATTACCGCGATTGGTTAGACCTCATTTACGAGAGTATGCACCATCCTAAAAATCCCAAACTCAATCCAAACAACCAAGCGGTACAACGCGCAGCCGGCTTGGTACAATACGACAATATCAGTCCCGAAGAACTTGCAGAGCTGAAAATAGCCACCGGCAGAGCCAAGGTTTTACAAATTACTTATGAAGAAGGCTTGGAAGAAGGCTTGGAAAAAGGGATGGAAAAAGGCTTGGAAAAAGGAATTTTGAAAGGTGTGGAAGCAGGTATTTCTATCGCCATCAAAGCACTTATTTCTCAAGGTATTTTGACCGATGAGCAAATCGCTCAGGCTTTGAATGTGGAGGTGGAGAGGGTGAAAGAGATAAGAGAATTGTGA
- a CDS encoding M28 family peptidase yields MKERLIILSVLISMTISVFAQNQAPVISNVQAFPDEVNNNVTITFDVADAEGDALELELRVSDNSGATYLVNDIAGVFGDVGYPISPGTGKSITWQYNPAELNSGIYLIKLIADDRQPVDIQNIVNQVNIFNLLTDLTDIEGVRHYTAGLANIEAVKTLMETRFTDAGLQTSRQDFTIGAISGQNIIGRKQGQGDETKTVIIDAHFDTVSNSPGADDNGSGVVGVLEAMRVLSFYEFRNNIKFIGFDQEEGGLIGSSYYVNNGGVEPFEYIKGVLNYEMIGYYSEVPNSQSVPTGFNILFADAYAQLAANEFKGDFLINVANTLSNPLRIAFDSCAALYVPELKVISLAVPGTGSIAPDLRRSDHAKFWDGGHRALMLTDGANFRNLNYHTPNDVVSTLDFDFMANNVKATVATAAHLAEVRHCTTAVTAVSLTTGIDDGIKNTKLNFAIQPNPAANSTSIVLPFQPFSEKIELKIIDISGKTVLTQAFAQASSSTTYLLRTDSIPNGVYIVVLKAGEHHAVQRLVINR; encoded by the coding sequence ATGAAGGAACGATTAATTATTTTATCCGTGCTAATTAGCATGACAATATCAGTTTTTGCGCAAAATCAGGCACCTGTAATCAGCAATGTGCAAGCATTTCCGGACGAAGTGAATAACAATGTTACCATTACCTTTGACGTAGCAGATGCTGAAGGTGATGCGCTTGAATTGGAGTTACGGGTGTCGGACAATTCAGGAGCGACTTATTTAGTCAACGATATTGCCGGGGTTTTTGGAGATGTAGGTTACCCAATTTCACCGGGCACAGGCAAGTCTATTACCTGGCAATACAACCCAGCAGAATTAAATTCAGGCATTTATTTGATTAAGCTGATTGCAGATGACCGTCAGCCGGTGGATATTCAAAACATAGTAAATCAGGTAAATATTTTTAACCTTTTGACCGATTTAACCGATATAGAAGGAGTAAGACATTATACCGCAGGGTTAGCAAATATTGAAGCGGTAAAAACACTGATGGAAACCCGATTTACGGATGCCGGACTTCAAACTTCAAGGCAAGATTTTACTATAGGTGCTATTTCGGGACAAAATATCATTGGACGGAAGCAGGGACAGGGAGATGAAACGAAAACGGTTATTATTGACGCTCATTTTGACACAGTTTCAAATTCACCGGGTGCTGACGATAATGGTTCAGGAGTTGTTGGTGTTTTAGAGGCTATGCGTGTGCTTAGCTTTTATGAGTTTCGGAATAATATAAAATTTATTGGCTTTGATCAGGAAGAGGGCGGGCTTATAGGAAGCAGTTATTATGTGAACAATGGGGGTGTTGAGCCATTTGAGTATATTAAAGGGGTTCTTAATTATGAAATGATTGGTTATTACTCAGAAGTACCAAACTCACAATCTGTACCTACGGGTTTCAATATTTTGTTTGCCGATGCCTATGCCCAGTTGGCAGCTAACGAGTTTAAAGGTGATTTTTTAATCAACGTAGCCAATACCCTGTCAAATCCTCTCCGCATTGCTTTTGATAGCTGCGCAGCCCTTTATGTACCTGAGTTGAAAGTCATTTCTTTAGCTGTTCCCGGAACAGGAAGTATTGCTCCCGACCTTCGCCGGAGTGATCATGCCAAATTTTGGGATGGAGGACATCGCGCCTTAATGTTGACGGATGGGGCAAATTTCAGAAACCTGAATTACCACACCCCAAACGATGTAGTCAGCACACTTGATTTTGATTTTATGGCTAATAACGTGAAAGCTACGGTTGCAACCGCCGCACATTTGGCAGAGGTAAGGCATTGTACCACTGCCGTTACAGCAGTCAGTCTGACAACAGGCATTGACGATGGAATAAAAAACACAAAATTGAACTTTGCAATTCAACCCAATCCGGCGGCAAACAGTACATCTATTGTCTTGCCTTTTCAACCTTTTTCAGAAAAAATTGAGTTGAAGATAATTGACATTTCGGGTAAAACAGTGCTGACCCAGGCATTTGCTCAAGCGTCAAGTTCAACCACTTACTTGCTTCGAACCGATTCAATACCTAACGGGGTTTATATTGTGGTGCTGAAAGCCGGTGAACACCATGCTGTTCAAAGATTGGTCATCAACCGATAG
- a CDS encoding tRNA-binding protein, with product MVSTPLSFENFLMVDMRVGKITDARVFEKARKPAFKLLIDFGTELGIKKSSAQITRYYTPEQLIGRLVIAVVNFSPRQIADFMSEVLVLGLPDSEGHIVLLQPDLEVPLGGRVH from the coding sequence ATGGTATCAACTCCCTTGAGCTTTGAAAATTTTTTAATGGTAGATATGCGGGTTGGGAAAATAACCGATGCCCGGGTTTTTGAAAAAGCCCGGAAACCGGCTTTTAAATTGCTGATTGATTTCGGCACTGAATTGGGTATCAAAAAAAGTTCAGCACAAATCACCCGTTACTATACACCGGAACAACTCATCGGACGATTGGTTATTGCAGTAGTCAATTTTTCACCCCGGCAAATTGCAGACTTTATGTCGGAAGTTCTTGTGCTTGGTTTGCCCGATTCGGAAGGACATATCGTGCTATTGCAACCCGATTTGGAGGTTCCATTAGGCGGACGTGTGCATTAA
- the metF gene encoding methylenetetrahydrofolate reductase [NAD(P)H], which translates to MKVTEHLANRQKTLLSFEILPPLKGKSIQSIYRILDELLEFHPPFINVTYHRAEYKFKQLENGLFEKIDVRKRPGTVGICAALAYKYGIDAVPHLVCGGFARSETEDALVDLNYLGINNVLLLRGDAVKPETHFVPEPKGNKNALELVQQVVNLNKGVYLEEELSNGFRTDFCIGVAGYPEKHIEAPNLKADLLYLKQKVDAGAHYIVTQMFYDNKKFTDFVIACRNIGIEVPIIPGLKPITRKKQVHSLPSTFNISIPEDLTDALHSCKTDEAAEQLGIEWASQQCRELIEFGVPCLHFYTMSNTASVKQIMKQIF; encoded by the coding sequence TTGAAAGTTACCGAGCACTTAGCAAATCGCCAAAAAACGCTCTTGTCGTTTGAGATATTACCACCTTTAAAGGGTAAAAGTATTCAGTCCATATACCGCATTTTGGATGAATTGCTGGAGTTTCACCCTCCTTTTATCAATGTTACTTACCATCGGGCAGAATATAAATTCAAACAACTTGAAAACGGGCTTTTTGAAAAAATTGATGTGCGCAAGCGTCCAGGAACAGTCGGAATTTGTGCGGCATTGGCTTATAAGTATGGAATAGATGCCGTTCCGCACTTAGTTTGTGGTGGATTTGCCCGGTCCGAAACAGAAGATGCCCTCGTGGATTTAAATTACCTTGGCATTAACAATGTGCTTTTGCTGAGAGGAGATGCGGTTAAACCTGAAACCCATTTTGTGCCTGAACCCAAGGGCAATAAAAATGCATTGGAACTTGTTCAGCAAGTGGTCAACCTGAACAAAGGGGTTTACCTTGAAGAAGAACTATCGAACGGATTCAGAACCGATTTTTGTATTGGAGTGGCCGGTTATCCTGAAAAACATATTGAAGCCCCTAATCTAAAAGCAGACTTGTTGTATCTGAAACAAAAAGTTGATGCCGGAGCGCATTATATTGTTACCCAAATGTTTTACGACAACAAAAAGTTTACAGATTTTGTCATTGCTTGCCGCAACATAGGAATAGAAGTTCCCATCATTCCGGGGCTGAAACCGATAACCCGTAAAAAGCAGGTTCATTCACTACCAAGCACTTTCAATATCTCAATTCCGGAAGACTTAACCGATGCACTTCATTCCTGTAAAACAGACGAAGCTGCAGAACAATTAGGAATTGAATGGGCATCGCAGCAATGCCGAGAACTGATTGAATTCGGGGTGCCTTGTCTTCACTTCTATACGATGAGCAACACAGCTTCAGTTAAACAAATTATGAAGCAGATTTTTTAA
- a CDS encoding aminoglycoside 6-adenylyltransferase → MRTDTEIKHLILEIANQDIRIRAVLLNGSKANPSVKSDRLQDYDLVFLVDELESFTADHSWIHIFGEKIIVQLPDNMNFVCENCKKERIGFSYLMLFEDKNRIDLTLFPVQKFKSDFKPDSLTIIWLDKDLLFPETITPSDADYHIRKPAYSEFLEICNEFWWVSTYVAKGLLRKEIFYAKEMLETIVRPMFMRMIHWKVGVENNFGISTGTASKHLKKYLTYELYNKILLTYSNHEIEENWKAFFLMTELFIETTEFVAGNLGFEVNKEEEQNTSGYLKELFLEQHNY, encoded by the coding sequence ATGAGAACAGACACAGAAATTAAACATCTGATTCTTGAAATTGCCAACCAAGACATAAGAATAAGAGCAGTTTTACTAAACGGCTCAAAAGCAAACCCCAGTGTTAAATCAGACAGACTACAGGATTATGATTTGGTTTTTTTAGTTGATGAGCTCGAAAGCTTTACCGCTGACCATTCCTGGATTCATATTTTCGGAGAAAAGATTATTGTTCAATTACCTGACAATATGAACTTTGTCTGTGAAAATTGTAAAAAAGAAAGAATTGGGTTCTCTTATTTGATGTTGTTTGAAGATAAAAACCGCATTGACTTAACTTTATTTCCAGTACAAAAATTTAAATCAGATTTTAAACCTGACAGTCTGACCATCATTTGGCTTGACAAAGACCTCCTTTTTCCTGAAACTATCACTCCAAGTGATGCCGACTACCATATAAGGAAACCTGCTTATAGCGAGTTTTTAGAGATTTGCAATGAGTTTTGGTGGGTAAGCACTTACGTTGCTAAAGGGCTTTTGCGAAAAGAGATTTTCTATGCAAAAGAAATGTTGGAAACGATAGTAAGACCTATGTTTATGAGAATGATACATTGGAAAGTTGGGGTAGAAAACAATTTTGGCATCTCAACAGGCACCGCCTCTAAGCATTTAAAAAAGTATCTGACGTATGAACTTTATAACAAAATATTATTAACCTATTCCAACCATGAAATTGAAGAAAACTGGAAAGCATTTTTTTTAATGACCGAACTCTTTATAGAAACCACAGAATTTGTTGCCGGTAATCTTGGTTTTGAGGTTAACAAAGAAGAAGAACAAAACACAAGCGGATATTTAAAAGAGCTGTTTTTAGAGCAGCATAACTATTGA
- a CDS encoding NUDIX domain-containing protein yields MRKIFINGTPVILSAQTHHLLPQQRKDILQLTYKNANELSDIINYIEKNGNSLSEVYITHENMRQLDSDFNANYQQVTAAGGVVFNAAGQLLLMCRREKWDLPKGKVELNEQLTDAALREIAEETGISDAEITGELLIEINHKNTTYHTYLDNNRRNRILKTTYWYKMFCQACENLQPQTEEGITALKWVLPDELNGNYLNNTYGSIRDVLSAAIGEVL; encoded by the coding sequence ATGCGTAAGATATTTATCAATGGTACACCGGTCATTTTATCTGCCCAAACACACCATTTACTTCCACAGCAAAGAAAAGATATTTTGCAGTTGACCTATAAAAATGCGAATGAACTCTCTGACATTATCAACTACATAGAAAAGAATGGCAATTCGCTGTCTGAAGTCTATATTACCCATGAAAATATGAGGCAGTTGGACTCTGATTTCAACGCCAATTATCAGCAGGTTACAGCAGCAGGCGGAGTTGTGTTTAATGCAGCCGGACAACTGTTACTCATGTGCCGGAGAGAAAAATGGGATTTGCCAAAAGGTAAGGTAGAGCTTAACGAGCAATTGACAGATGCCGCTCTAAGGGAAATAGCCGAAGAAACAGGGATTAGCGATGCCGAAATTACAGGTGAGTTATTGATTGAAATCAACCATAAAAACACGACTTACCATACTTATTTAGACAATAACCGGCGAAACAGGATTTTAAAAACTACTTATTGGTATAAGATGTTTTGTCAGGCTTGTGAAAATTTACAACCTCAAACGGAAGAAGGCATTACAGCTTTAAAATGGGTTTTACCCGATGAATTAAACGGAAATTATTTGAACAATACCTATGGTTCGATAAGAGATGTCTTATCTGCAGCAATTGGTGAGGTTTTATGA